Genomic segment of Phreatobacter oligotrophus:
GGCCCCGCTCGGCACGAAGACGTAGCCCTCCCCCCGAACGGTCTTGATGAAGCGCGGATGCTCCGGATCCGGCTCGATCTTCTTGCGCAGGCGGGTCACCCGGATGTCGATCGAGCGGTCGCTCTCGTCGACGGTGCGGCCATGGGCGAATTCCTGCAGCTGGCCGCGCGAGAGGACGCGGTTCGGCCGAGTCGCGAGCGCCTGGAGGAGGTCGAACTCCATGGCGGTGAGCTCGATGGGGCCGCGGCCGGAATCGGTGAGGCGCCGGGCGTCGAGGTCGAGGGTGAGGGCGCCGAAGCGCAGGCTTCGGCCCTCGGGGGCTGCCGGCGCAGGCGTTGCCGCGGTGGCGGGGGCGGCCTTCACGCGCCGCAGCACGCTCTTGATGCGGGCGAGGAGCTCCCGCAGCTCGTAGGGCTTCACCAGATAGTCGTCGGCGCCGATCTCCAGCCCGACGATTCGGTCGATGGGGCGGCCGGCGGCCGTCGCCATGATGATGCCGGTGCCGCCCGTCTTGCGGATGAAGCGGGCGAGCGACAACCCGTCCTCGCCGGGCATGGCGACGTCGAGAATCGCCACATCGATCGTCTTGCCGACGCTGTCCTCACGGAAGGCCTGGGCGTTGCGGTAGCTCAGCACCTCGAAGCCCTGAAGCTCCAAATATTCACCCACGGCCTCCCGCAGGTGTTCCTCGTCGTCGACGATGGCCACCGTGGCTTTCATGCCGAATGTCCCCCGATTTCGGGCAAGCGTGACAGCGTGTCTTGCCGCATTCTAGAATGAACTCGCCGGCAGGGAAGCACCTGCGGCCAGTTGGTGTGGAAGGTGAAGCCATGGCGCGGCGCGGCCGGATCGCGGTCCTCGACGACGAGCCCGATTGGGCCGAGGCGGTGCAGGAATACCTGACCGATCTCGGCTATGATGTCGATTGCCTCGGCGCGGCCTGGGAGCTGGAACCCTATCTCACCCGGTCGAGGCCCGATCTCATCATTCTCGACATCGGCCTGCCCGGCGAGAACGGCATCGACATTCTCATCCGCACCGACCTTGCCAGCGACGTCGCCGTGCTGGTGCTGACCGGCAATCCGGACCCTGTGGATCGCGTTCTCGGCCTCGAACTCGGCGCCGACGACTATGTGCAGAAGCCTGTCGAGCTGCGTGAGCTCGCCGCCCGCGTCGCCAATATCCTGCAGCGCCGCCTTGGCCGGCGGCGCAATCTCGTGGTCTTCGAGAAGGCCTCGGTCGATCTCGTCGCCGCGCGCATCCTCAAGGTGGACGGCTCCACGGACCGGCTGTCGGCCGGAGAGGTCGCTCTGATCCGCATCTTCGCCGACAATCCCGGCAAGGTGCTGACCCGCGAGGAGATCATGGAGCAGGCCCCCGCGGAGGACGAGGAGGCCTTCGACCGCGCCGTCGATTCGCGCATCGCGCGCCTCAGGCGCAAGCTCGACACCGAGGCGATCCGCACCGTGCGCGGCCATGGCTACGTGTTCGACGTGCCGAACCACACGACCGAGGCGGCGGCCGGCGACGAGGCCGCGGGCTGATCCGGTCGAGGGCCTGGCGGTGGTCGGGGGGCAGATGCGGGACATGAAACTTCGGGATGCGAGGGGAGCGTCGTTGAACCTGACTGTCGCCCCATCGCGACACAGGCCGATGTCGCCGCGCACGACCTGATGTTTCAGCGCTTTCCGCCAGGTGTCTGAAACCTGCGAAACGCCCATGCTGCGGCGCGACATGGGGGTGAAGGGGCGGCCGGCGAGGGTGAGGTCTCGAACAACCTGAGAGACCTCCCATGACGCCCGCCCAGATCACCCTCATCCGCTCGCAGTTCGGCCAGGTCGGCCGCCAGGCCGATACCTTCGCTGCGCGCTTCTACACCAAGCTTTTCGATCTCGATCCGGCGCTCCGGCCGCTCTTCCCGGCTGACCTTGCCGCCCAGCGCGGCAAGCTGGTCCAGGCCCTCAGCCACGTCGTGCTGTCGCTCCATGACCTCGATGCGGTCATCGGCGATGTCCGCGCGCTCGGCGAGCGTCATGCGGGCTATGGCGCCACCGCCGCCCATTACGACACGGTCGGCCTCGCGCTGCTCACCACCCTTGCCGACACGCTCGGCCCGGCCTTCGACGATTCGGCCCAGGCCGCCTGGGCGCTGGCCTATGGAATCCTCGCCGATGCGATGATCGAGGCGGCGAGCCGCAAGGCGGTCACCGCCGCCTGAGGTCAGTGGCGGGTCGGGACGGCGCCGGCCATCACCTGCGCCAGCACGGTGCGGACATCGTCGAAGGTGAAGGGCTTTTCCAGCACCACCACCTCCGCGCCCTCCGCCCGCGCCAGCCGGTCGGGCCCTGCCACGGTGTCGCCGGTGACGATGATCGTCCGGCGCGCTAGCTCGGGATCCCGCAGGTGGATGCGGTCGCGAAAATCGACGCCGTCGAGGCCCGGCATCCTCAGGTCGGCGAAGACAATGTCGATGCGGTCCCGGCCGATGCTCTCGAGGGCATCGGCGGGCCGTTCCATGGTCGTCGCATGGTGGCCGAGCCCCTCGACGATCTCGGCGAGCGAGCGGGCCACATCCGCCTCGTCATCGACGATGAGGACGGCGAGGCCGCCCATCGCCTTCGCCGCGGCCGGTACCGGCGTCGCCCGCTCCTCGCCGATCGCAACGGGCAGGCGGATATCGAACTGCGCGCCGCCCTCCGGCCGGTTCGACAGGCTGACGCTGCCGCCATGGGCCTCCACCACGTTGCGGCAGATGGACAGGCCGATGCCGGTGCCCACCCCCGCCGGCTTGGTGGTGAAATAGGGCTCGAAGACCCGCCGCATGATCTCGTCGGGAATGCCCGGGCCATTGTCGGTCACACGGATGGCGATGGCGTCGCCGTCGCGGCGTGCGCCGATCGTCACCCGGCGGGGCGAGGGACGGTCCATCAGCGCCTGCTGGGCATTGATGAGCAGGTTGGCGATCACCTGGGTCAGCAGATCGCGGTCGCCGGTGATCACGGGCAGGCCCGGCTCCACCGCGGTCTCCACCTCGATGCCGGAACTGCGCACGCCGTAATTCACCATCTCCAGCGCGGCCGTCACCACCTCGCCGATGGCGACCGGCTCGCGCTGCGGCGGCTTCTGCCGCGCCATGGCGAGGAAGCTCTTGACGATCCGGCCGCAGCGCTCTGCCGCCGCATGAATGCGCTCGCCGCGGCGCTTCACGTCCTCGGCCGTCGCCTTCTCCACCAGCAGCGAGGACTGGGCGATGACGATGGCGAGCGGATTGTTCAGCTCATGCGCCACGCCGGCGAGGAGCGACCCCATGGCCGAGAGCTTCTCGACCTGGTGGAGACGCTCGCGGCTCGCCTGCGCCTCCGCCTCCATGCGCTTGGCCTCGGTGAGGTCGCGCACATGGGCCATGAACAGGCGGTGGTCGCCGGTGCGGACCGTGTTGACGGAATATTCGACCGGGAAGGTGCTGCCGTCGCGCCGCTTGGAGATGGTCTCGAAACGGCGGGCAAGGCTGCCGACGTCGCTCTTGGCCTTGTAGCGCTCCATCGTCTCGATATGCA
This window contains:
- a CDS encoding globin domain-containing protein, which gives rise to MTPAQITLIRSQFGQVGRQADTFAARFYTKLFDLDPALRPLFPADLAAQRGKLVQALSHVVLSLHDLDAVIGDVRALGERHAGYGATAAHYDTVGLALLTTLADTLGPAFDDSAQAAWALAYGILADAMIEAASRKAVTAA
- a CDS encoding response regulator transcription factor, giving the protein MARRGRIAVLDDEPDWAEAVQEYLTDLGYDVDCLGAAWELEPYLTRSRPDLIILDIGLPGENGIDILIRTDLASDVAVLVLTGNPDPVDRVLGLELGADDYVQKPVELRELAARVANILQRRLGRRRNLVVFEKASVDLVAARILKVDGSTDRLSAGEVALIRIFADNPGKVLTREEIMEQAPAEDEEAFDRAVDSRIARLRRKLDTEAIRTVRGHGYVFDVPNHTTEAAAGDEAAG
- a CDS encoding PAS domain-containing hybrid sensor histidine kinase/response regulator produces the protein MSQSAQPATRPANGGQDLSRRFAGLLVLCGLPLLLLVAGVAWSTYGRAELTAQAREHVVEHLLLFVGVVATFVILALLVWRQFVAPAVTLARSVAEAGQGGTTVLPDVPAPWLGLRRQLELSIAEQQAKIHQLRAMIDGIPLRTVYVDPDLIYRDANREFLEFVGKPREGVIGHSVAEILGPKVVEQYQILGERVRRGETMRWEGWIPFVTRGQRYLQVSLMPYVAVGDTRVGYLTFTRDLTELKLGEQELARNMEALARSESMNKAVVISALDAIIVADENWKVVEFNPAAEALFGYSRAEALGSYSFDLVVPDSMRALHIETMERYKAKSDVGSLARRFETISKRRDGSTFPVEYSVNTVRTGDHRLFMAHVRDLTEAKRMEAEAQASRERLHQVEKLSAMGSLLAGVAHELNNPLAIVIAQSSLLVEKATAEDVKRRGERIHAAAERCGRIVKSFLAMARQKPPQREPVAIGEVVTAALEMVNYGVRSSGIEVETAVEPGLPVITGDRDLLTQVIANLLINAQQALMDRPSPRRVTIGARRDGDAIAIRVTDNGPGIPDEIMRRVFEPYFTTKPAGVGTGIGLSICRNVVEAHGGSVSLSNRPEGGAQFDIRLPVAIGEERATPVPAAAKAMGGLAVLIVDDEADVARSLAEIVEGLGHHATTMERPADALESIGRDRIDIVFADLRMPGLDGVDFRDRIHLRDPELARRTIIVTGDTVAGPDRLARAEGAEVVVLEKPFTFDDVRTVLAQVMAGAVPTRH
- a CDS encoding response regulator, with the translated sequence MKATVAIVDDEEHLREAVGEYLELQGFEVLSYRNAQAFREDSVGKTIDVAILDVAMPGEDGLSLARFIRKTGGTGIIMATAAGRPIDRIVGLEIGADDYLVKPYELRELLARIKSVLRRVKAAPATAATPAPAAPEGRSLRFGALTLDLDARRLTDSGRGPIELTAMEFDLLQALATRPNRVLSRGQLQEFAHGRTVDESDRSIDIRVTRLRKKIEPDPEHPRFIKTVRGEGYVFVPSGA